GCTTCCGGATGAACGGCGTCGACACGCGGTGGTGGTACGACGACGTCATCGAGGTCGTCGGCGAGGCGGGCGAGCATCTCGACAGCATCATGGTGCCGATGGTCCACGACTCGGCGACGGTCAGAACCGTCGAGAACCTGCTCGCGCAGGTGGAGGCGAACTACGACCTCCCCGTTGGCGAAATCGGTCTCCAAACCCAGATCGAGAGCGCCGAGGGGATGAACAACGCGCCCGAAATCGCCGCCGCGAGCGATCGCATCGAGTCGCTCGTCTTCGGTCCCGGTGACTACACTGCCAGCGTCGGCGCGGCGGGGCTCACCATCGGCAGCGGCGAGGAGTACCCCGGCCACTACTGGCACTACCAACTGGCCCGCCTCGCCCACGCCGCGAAGGCGCAGGGGTTACAGCTCATCGACGGGCCGTTCGCCGACATCGAGGACACCGAGGGCTTCAGAGACTCCTGTCGGCACGCGAGCCTGCTCGGTTGCGACGGCAAGTGGGCCATCCACCCGAGCCAGATAGAACCCGCCAACGAGGTGTTCGCGCCCGACTCCGAGGAGGCCGAGAAGGCGCGGCGTATCGTCGACGCCTACGAGACAGCCACCCAAGAGGGCCGCGGCGCGGTCTCCGTCGACGGCGAGATGGTCGACGAGGCGACGAACAAGATGGCGAAGAACGTCGTCGTCCGCGCGGAGCGGGCGGGCGTTCTGTAGCGTCGCAGTAGGGTTCGGGCGACGCTCTCGTCACCGACTCTTTTTCTATATCTGGGTGCCCTCAGCGTGGAAGGCGTAGGCGGTATACATCGCGCGACGGCGTTCACGGACGAACCGCAGGAGAACCGCGACTGCTTCGTCGATGCGAGCGGGGGACCGGTCGGCGGCTCAGGGCCAGAGTCCTCGTGCCTCGTGCGCGTCCGCGATGC
This genomic stretch from Haloprofundus salilacus harbors:
- a CDS encoding HpcH/HpaI aldolase/citrate lyase family protein, whose amino-acid sequence is MPDVTLRRSQLATPGSDPKMIERAPESGADEAFLDLEDSVAPNEKIDSRRNVIEGLQEFDWSETRPCFRMNGVDTRWWYDDVIEVVGEAGEHLDSIMVPMVHDSATVRTVENLLAQVEANYDLPVGEIGLQTQIESAEGMNNAPEIAAASDRIESLVFGPGDYTASVGAAGLTIGSGEEYPGHYWHYQLARLAHAAKAQGLQLIDGPFADIEDTEGFRDSCRHASLLGCDGKWAIHPSQIEPANEVFAPDSEEAEKARRIVDAYETATQEGRGAVSVDGEMVDEATNKMAKNVVVRAERAGVL